The Oceanidesulfovibrio indonesiensis genome contains a region encoding:
- the aprB gene encoding adenylyl-sulfate reductase subunit beta, producing the protein MPTYVDPEKCDGCKGGEKTACMYICPNDLMILDPEEMKAFNQEPEACWECYSCIKICPQGAITARPYADFAPMGGTSIPLRGSEDIMWTIKFRNGSVKRFKFPIRTTAEGSIKPFDGKPEAGDLEDELLFTETELAKPQEALGKKFDIEAADVTQCWQDMPCEAGGNR; encoded by the coding sequence ATGCCTACCTATGTTGATCCGGAAAAGTGTGATGGCTGCAAAGGCGGCGAAAAGACCGCTTGCATGTACATCTGCCCCAACGATCTGATGATCCTCGACCCCGAGGAAATGAAGGCGTTCAACCAGGAGCCCGAGGCTTGCTGGGAATGCTACTCCTGCATCAAGATCTGCCCCCAGGGCGCCATCACCGCTCGCCCCTATGCGGACTTCGCTCCCATGGGCGGCACCTCGATTCCGCTGCGCGGTTCCGAGGACATCATGTGGACCATCAAGTTCCGCAACGGCTCCGTAAAGCGCTTCAAGTTCCCGATCCGCACCACCGCTGAAGGCTCCATCAAGCCCTTCGACGGCAAGCCCGAAGCCGGCGATCTGGAAGACGAGCTGCTCTTCACCGAGACCGAGCTGGCCAAGCCCCAGGAAGCTCTCGGCAAGAAGTTCGATATCGAGGCTGCTGACGTCACCCAGTGCTGGCAGGATATGCCCTGCGAGGCCGGCGGTAATCGGTAG
- a CDS encoding metallophosphoesterase family protein — translation MLLAVLSDTHLDHPDARFSAIYDRYLAPADILLHCGDIVSPSMLHHLMMHPDLKAVGGNMDYWGVREMLTDTVSFEAEGFVVGAVHGWGSGHGLAEKVAAAFGQEYDLVCFGHTHVYQHSEIDGIHVVNPGSVTQPRKGPPSIAYVYLEKDEPIRVEVIPLDSM, via the coding sequence ATGCTGCTCGCGGTCCTTTCAGACACCCATCTCGACCATCCTGACGCGCGCTTCAGCGCCATTTACGACAGATATCTCGCTCCGGCGGACATCCTCCTGCACTGCGGGGACATCGTTTCGCCTTCGATGCTGCATCATCTGATGATGCATCCGGACCTGAAAGCGGTGGGCGGCAACATGGACTACTGGGGCGTGCGGGAGATGCTCACGGATACGGTGTCCTTCGAGGCCGAAGGTTTTGTTGTGGGCGCGGTTCACGGCTGGGGCTCCGGACACGGACTGGCCGAAAAGGTCGCCGCTGCCTTTGGCCAGGAGTATGACCTTGTCTGCTTCGGCCACACCCATGTATACCAGCACAGCGAGATCGACGGCATCCATGTGGTAAATCCCGGTTCCGTCACACAGCCGCGCAAGGGACCTCCATCCATAGCCTATGTGTATCTGGAGAAAGACGAGCCCATCCGCGTGGAGGTGATCCCGCTGGACTCCATGTAG
- a CDS encoding peptidylprolyl isomerase, with protein MLDAIRQSATSWGVKVLFGIIILVFVFWGVGSIGDGSKTQVVATVNERPILAQTFRQAQQRAVENMRQRNPEVTHEELRAMGLGRQVLESLVAEELLAEKAAQLGVTVSDVELRQKIYQLPYFQDESGQFDPDLYRRILNSQRIGIAEFEDDMRRSILSEKIERYVTHPAKASEEEAHELFGYSREKRTLQYLLVENDDYLDQVNATDEEVAAYYEENKEAFSVPMRLSFSYLPFTPSALASKVDVPEEYLREEYEARIDEYMQPEQVKARHILIEVAEGANEAIVEQAKREIETVRMRVVELDEDFATVAMEVSDGPSAVNGGDLGWFTRGQMVEAFEEAAFSLEPGAVSEPVRTPFGFHIILVEDREDEHVTPFEDAKESLKLAIAEDRAADLVSNLLDVALEQIYAGDSLEAVANDLGLAVRSTDEPLTRDGAQMILALTDKALDRLFSMEEGYVTDTPLETVDGYVLATVEKRLPPDYEPLEDVRETIAERIRQDKAEEMAKAEAEQLAERVQESGVPAELADALETSRPFDRQGLIEGLGMNQELTQQAFAAEKGAWLTGAWAVNDGYIVASLHEITPPTQEQWATEKAMWVDFISESKKEELFRSFLNDLQQKAEVLVYQQELIQ; from the coding sequence ATGCTCGACGCGATCCGTCAAAGCGCCACCTCATGGGGCGTCAAAGTACTATTCGGCATCATCATCCTCGTCTTCGTGTTCTGGGGCGTGGGCTCCATCGGGGACGGCTCTAAGACCCAGGTGGTCGCCACGGTCAACGAACGGCCCATCCTGGCGCAGACGTTCCGACAGGCTCAGCAGCGTGCTGTGGAGAACATGCGCCAGCGCAATCCCGAGGTGACCCACGAAGAACTCAGGGCCATGGGCCTGGGCCGACAGGTTCTGGAAAGCCTGGTGGCCGAAGAACTGCTGGCGGAAAAGGCCGCCCAACTCGGCGTCACCGTTTCCGACGTGGAGCTGCGCCAGAAAATCTATCAGCTACCCTACTTCCAGGACGAATCCGGACAGTTCGACCCCGATCTCTACCGCCGCATCCTGAACAGCCAGCGTATCGGCATCGCCGAGTTTGAAGATGACATGCGACGTTCCATATTATCCGAAAAAATCGAACGCTATGTGACACATCCGGCCAAGGCGTCCGAAGAAGAAGCGCATGAACTCTTTGGATATTCCCGCGAGAAGCGCACCCTCCAATATCTTCTCGTGGAGAATGACGACTACCTGGACCAGGTGAACGCCACGGACGAGGAAGTCGCAGCGTATTATGAGGAGAACAAGGAAGCCTTCAGCGTGCCAATGCGGCTTTCCTTCTCCTATCTGCCTTTCACGCCCAGCGCCCTGGCCTCCAAGGTGGACGTGCCAGAGGAGTACCTGCGTGAGGAGTACGAAGCACGTATCGACGAGTACATGCAACCCGAGCAGGTGAAAGCGCGACATATCCTCATCGAGGTTGCTGAAGGCGCCAACGAAGCGATCGTGGAGCAGGCAAAGCGCGAGATCGAGACTGTGCGCATGCGTGTCGTTGAGCTCGACGAAGACTTCGCCACGGTCGCCATGGAAGTTTCCGACGGACCGTCTGCCGTAAACGGCGGCGACCTGGGCTGGTTCACCCGCGGCCAGATGGTCGAGGCATTCGAGGAAGCAGCATTCTCCCTGGAACCCGGCGCTGTGAGCGAGCCCGTGCGCACGCCTTTCGGCTTCCACATCATCCTTGTGGAGGATCGTGAGGACGAGCATGTGACGCCTTTCGAGGACGCCAAGGAAAGCCTCAAGCTGGCCATCGCAGAGGACCGCGCCGCCGATCTCGTCTCCAACCTGCTCGATGTGGCCCTGGAACAGATATACGCCGGCGACTCTCTGGAAGCCGTGGCCAATGATCTGGGTCTCGCAGTACGCTCCACGGACGAGCCTCTGACCAGGGACGGGGCGCAGATGATTCTGGCCCTGACGGACAAAGCCTTGGACCGCCTCTTCTCCATGGAGGAAGGCTACGTGACCGATACGCCCCTGGAAACGGTGGACGGCTATGTCCTTGCTACCGTCGAAAAGCGTCTGCCTCCGGACTATGAGCCGCTGGAGGACGTCCGCGAGACCATCGCCGAGCGCATCAGGCAGGACAAGGCCGAGGAGATGGCCAAGGCCGAAGCCGAGCAGTTGGCCGAGCGGGTGCAGGAATCCGGCGTACCCGCCGAGTTGGCCGACGCGCTCGAAACCAGCAGGCCGTTCGACCGCCAGGGCCTCATCGAGGGGCTCGGCATGAACCAGGAGCTGACGCAGCAGGCCTTCGCCGCCGAAAAGGGCGCATGGCTCACCGGCGCCTGGGCAGTGAATGACGGCTACATCGTGGCCTCCCTGCACGAGATCACTCCGCCTACGCAGGAGCAATGGGCCACGGAAAAAGCCATGTGGGTGGACTTCATCAGCGAATCCAAGAAGGAAGAGTTGTTCCGCTCCTTCCTCAACGACCTGCAGCAGAAGGCTGAGGTGCTCGTGTACCAGCAGGAACTGATTCAGTAG
- the argJ gene encoding bifunctional glutamate N-acetyltransferase/amino-acid acetyltransferase ArgJ, translating into MIPIPKGFSFGAMSAGFKNSLKYDLGVVLCETEAPAAGVFTQNAFPAAPVQVARDMLAGRKTARAVCINSGQANAATGDRGMVDCRLSLEMLGDALGIPEESILPASTGVIGVPMDMAKWRDAAPELAGRMGKSSPMDFARAIMTTDAFPKVAWANISGLPGSEGPVRVLGFAKGAGMICPNMATMLSVVLTDAEVEPALLREVLAESVSLSFNRIIVDGDTSTNDTVYAMASGASGAKAGREHKDALSEAFADVCQALAYMIVEDGEGATKVVRIAVTGARDNGDAEKVARAVGKSPLVKTALFGKDPNWGRILGAVGYSGAAFDPDHVTISMGKIPLFRNGHPVEGESKQLLAPHMRRQDIEINIDLGAGGGHYEVLASDLGHGYVRINAEYTS; encoded by the coding sequence ATGATTCCCATCCCCAAGGGCTTTTCCTTCGGCGCCATGAGCGCCGGTTTCAAGAACAGCTTGAAGTACGACCTCGGCGTGGTGCTCTGCGAGACCGAGGCCCCGGCGGCCGGCGTGTTCACGCAGAACGCCTTCCCGGCGGCGCCGGTGCAGGTGGCGCGGGATATGCTGGCTGGGAGAAAGACGGCGCGCGCCGTGTGCATAAATTCCGGACAGGCCAACGCCGCGACAGGCGACCGCGGCATGGTGGACTGCCGCCTGTCGCTCGAAATGCTAGGCGACGCCCTCGGTATTCCCGAGGAGTCCATCCTGCCTGCGTCCACAGGCGTCATCGGCGTGCCCATGGACATGGCCAAATGGCGCGACGCAGCGCCAGAGCTGGCCGGCCGCATGGGCAAATCCTCGCCCATGGATTTTGCCCGCGCCATCATGACCACGGATGCCTTTCCCAAGGTCGCCTGGGCCAACATTTCCGGCCTGCCCGGCAGCGAAGGCCCAGTGCGCGTGCTCGGCTTCGCCAAGGGCGCCGGCATGATCTGCCCCAACATGGCCACCATGCTGTCGGTGGTGCTGACCGACGCCGAAGTGGAACCGGCATTGCTGCGCGAGGTGCTCGCCGAGTCGGTGAGCCTCTCGTTCAACCGCATCATCGTTGACGGCGACACCTCCACCAACGACACGGTCTACGCCATGGCCAGCGGCGCTTCCGGCGCGAAGGCCGGGCGCGAGCACAAGGACGCCTTGTCTGAGGCCTTTGCCGACGTGTGCCAGGCCCTGGCATACATGATCGTGGAAGACGGCGAGGGAGCCACCAAGGTGGTGCGCATAGCCGTGACCGGCGCCAGGGACAACGGTGATGCGGAGAAGGTCGCCCGCGCCGTGGGCAAGTCTCCCCTGGTCAAGACCGCGCTTTTCGGCAAGGACCCCAACTGGGGCCGCATCCTGGGCGCTGTGGGGTACAGCGGCGCCGCGTTCGATCCGGATCACGTGACCATATCCATGGGCAAGATTCCTCTGTTTCGGAACGGACATCCGGTGGAGGGCGAGTCCAAGCAACTGCTTGCCCCGCATATGCGCCGGCAGGATATTGAAATCAACATCGACCTCGGCGCCGGCGGCGGCCATTACGAAGTCCTCGCCTCGGATCTCGGACACGGCTACGTGCGAATCAACGCCGAGTACACCAGCTAG
- a CDS encoding HD domain-containing protein, whose translation MTKDSKTSDFRKNLQGRERMTRIADFLHEVGMLRKTPRTGYQFLGTGSENVAEHSFRTAVIGYALAELAGADPARTAMLCLFHDLHEARTGDFNYVARRYNSSKRTEALEDALAGTGLTKSILPFWEELEKVESLEARLAQDADQIDLILNLKEQLDLGNAYAGKWIEAALPRLRTEEGKQLAQAAAATDHTDWWFKGPDKSWWEKKNGKSEG comes from the coding sequence ATGACCAAGGACTCCAAGACATCGGATTTCCGGAAGAACCTCCAGGGCCGGGAGCGCATGACGCGCATCGCCGACTTCCTCCATGAAGTGGGCATGCTGCGCAAGACGCCGCGCACAGGCTACCAGTTTCTCGGAACAGGCTCGGAAAATGTGGCTGAGCATTCGTTCCGCACGGCCGTCATCGGCTACGCTCTGGCCGAGCTGGCCGGCGCCGACCCGGCGCGCACAGCCATGCTCTGCCTGTTCCACGATCTGCACGAGGCCCGCACCGGCGACTTTAACTACGTGGCCCGACGCTACAATTCCTCCAAACGGACCGAGGCACTGGAAGACGCCCTGGCCGGCACGGGGCTCACGAAGTCCATCCTGCCGTTCTGGGAAGAGCTGGAGAAGGTGGAGAGTCTGGAAGCCCGGCTTGCGCAGGACGCCGACCAGATCGACCTGATTCTAAACCTCAAGGAACAGCTCGACTTGGGCAATGCGTACGCCGGCAAATGGATCGAGGCTGCGCTGCCGCGTCTGCGGACCGAAGAGGGCAAGCAGCTGGCCCAGGCCGCCGCCGCCACGGACCACACGGACTGGTGGTTCAAAGGGCCGGACAAGTCCTGGTGGGAGAAGAAAAACGGCAAGAGCGAAGGTTGA
- a CDS encoding aconitate hydratase, which yields MAQNLTHKILAAHLVDGSSLGTPGSEIALRIDQTLTQDATGTMAYLQFEALGLDRVQTELSVSYVDHNTLQMGFRNPDDHQFLRTVAKRYGIVYSPPGTGICHQLHLENFAKPGKTLIGSDSHTPTAGGLGMIAMGAGGLSVALAMAGESYRIAMPKVVQVQLTGRLQGWATAKDIILHLLGMLTVKGGVGRIFEYTGPGVETLTVPERATITNMGAELGATTSLFPADRQAEAFLMSMGRAEDYVEWVADEGATYDETIEIDLSTLEPLAAQPHMPDRVVPVRELAGLKVSQSAIGSCTNSSYADLKSVALMLAGKQLSETTDLLVSPGSKQVMKMLARENLMEPLLDAGARILEASCGPCIGMGGSPISKGVSVRTFNRNFEGRSGTQDAQVYLTSPLVAAQVALDGQFSDPAGWGAPPQFPELPGAAPSIRHLFVFPPEDGSDVEVIRGPNIVPLENFQNLPGTIETRIQLKTGDDITTDHILPAGAQITALRSNIPAISEYIFSRVDADFVNRIKNADDGPCRGVILGGDNYGQGSSREHAALGPRHLGVCAVITKSLARIHRANLVNFGILPLILKNPADYDRLEQGSQLTIPAASIQPGGSVTIDAHGVGPVEVINDLTATELAIIQAGGLLNYVRAKREHTA from the coding sequence ATGGCCCAGAATCTCACGCATAAAATTCTCGCCGCCCACCTCGTGGACGGCTCCTCACTCGGGACCCCCGGCTCCGAGATCGCCTTGCGCATCGACCAGACCCTGACCCAGGACGCCACCGGCACCATGGCCTACCTCCAGTTCGAGGCCCTGGGGCTGGACCGCGTTCAGACCGAACTCTCCGTGAGCTACGTGGATCACAACACCTTGCAGATGGGGTTCCGCAATCCGGACGACCACCAATTCCTGCGCACTGTGGCCAAACGCTACGGCATCGTATACTCGCCGCCCGGCACGGGCATCTGCCACCAACTCCACCTGGAGAACTTCGCCAAGCCCGGCAAGACGCTCATCGGCTCGGACAGCCACACGCCAACGGCGGGGGGGCTGGGCATGATCGCCATGGGCGCGGGCGGCCTCTCCGTGGCGCTGGCCATGGCCGGAGAGTCGTATCGCATCGCCATGCCAAAGGTGGTGCAGGTTCAACTGACCGGCAGGCTTCAGGGCTGGGCCACGGCCAAGGACATCATTCTGCATCTTCTGGGCATGCTCACCGTCAAGGGCGGCGTGGGCAGAATATTCGAATACACCGGCCCCGGCGTGGAGACGCTTACCGTACCGGAGCGCGCGACCATCACCAACATGGGCGCGGAGCTCGGCGCGACCACCTCCCTGTTCCCGGCGGATCGTCAGGCCGAAGCGTTTCTTATGTCCATGGGCCGCGCGGAGGACTACGTGGAATGGGTGGCCGACGAAGGCGCAACCTACGACGAAACCATCGAGATCGATCTTTCGACGCTGGAGCCGCTGGCCGCGCAGCCCCACATGCCGGACCGCGTGGTGCCCGTGCGCGAGCTCGCCGGACTCAAGGTCAGCCAGTCCGCCATTGGCTCATGCACCAATTCCTCGTATGCCGACCTCAAGTCCGTGGCGCTCATGCTGGCCGGCAAGCAGCTTTCCGAAACCACGGATCTGCTCGTCTCCCCCGGCTCCAAGCAGGTCATGAAGATGCTCGCCCGCGAAAACCTCATGGAACCGCTTCTGGACGCCGGCGCGCGCATCCTCGAAGCTTCGTGCGGACCATGCATCGGCATGGGCGGTTCGCCCATATCCAAGGGCGTGAGCGTGCGCACCTTCAACCGCAACTTCGAGGGACGCAGCGGCACTCAGGACGCACAGGTCTACCTCACCAGCCCGCTCGTGGCCGCACAGGTAGCGCTGGACGGACAGTTCAGCGACCCGGCAGGCTGGGGCGCCCCCCCGCAGTTCCCGGAACTGCCCGGCGCCGCGCCCTCCATCCGCCATCTTTTCGTTTTCCCGCCGGAGGACGGCTCTGACGTGGAAGTGATCCGCGGACCGAACATCGTGCCGCTGGAAAATTTCCAGAACCTGCCCGGGACCATCGAAACTCGCATCCAGCTCAAAACGGGCGACGATATCACCACGGACCACATCCTGCCTGCCGGCGCGCAGATCACTGCGTTGCGTTCCAACATCCCGGCCATCAGCGAGTATATTTTCAGCCGTGTGGACGCGGACTTCGTGAACCGTATAAAGAACGCCGACGACGGCCCTTGCCGGGGCGTCATTCTGGGCGGCGACAACTACGGCCAGGGATCCAGCCGCGAACACGCGGCGCTGGGCCCTCGGCACCTGGGCGTCTGCGCCGTCATCACCAAGTCGCTCGCGCGCATTCACCGCGCGAACCTGGTCAACTTCGGCATCTTGCCGCTCATTCTCAAGAATCCCGCGGACTACGACCGTCTGGAGCAGGGCTCGCAGCTGACCATCCCGGCTGCTTCCATCCAGCCGGGCGGCTCCGTGACCATCGACGCCCACGGCGTTGGTCCCGTCGAGGTCATCAACGATTTGACGGCCACGGAACTGGCCATTATCCAGGCAGGCGGACTTCTCAATTACGTGCGCGCCAAGCGGGAACACACCGCCTGA
- the secA gene encoding preprotein translocase subunit SecA → MISSLVSKVVGSKNERYLKSLQPRVQAINALEPEMQKLTDEDFPKRIAELKEKVDDGTKLDDILPEVFALVREASVRTLGLRHFDVQLIGGMVLHEGKIAEMKTGEGKTLVATLPVVLNALEGKGVHVITVNDYLARRDAEWMGAIYEFLGLTVGTVVHGIDEKERQASYRADITYGTNNEFGFDYLRDNMKFYKEQLVQRDLHYCIVDEVDSILIDEARTPLIISGPSSDSTALYARINAYIPSLKKEEHYTVDEKARSVSLNDEGVAKVEQMLGIENLYDPANITLQHHVLQALKAHSLFERDVDYIVKDGQVVIVDEFTGRLMPGRRFSDGLHQALEAKEGVKVEAENQTLASITFQNFFRMYEKLAGMTGTADTEAVEFKEIYNLDVTVIPTNVPMIRRDYPDAIYRTQEEKFNAIVEDIHELHKNGQPVLVGTISIEKSELLSRMLKKRGVPHDVLNAKQHEREAEIVTNAGEQGKVTIATNMAGRGTDIKLGEGVRERGGLHILGTERHESRRIDNQLRGRAGRQGDPGSSRFYLALDDDLLRLFGSDRISGLMERLGMEEGQAIENKMVSRAIENAQRRVEAHNFDIRKQLLDFDNVMNQQREVIYSLRRELMVNEDLEDLAHEYVDDLLEEIYEPYESTKGAPDEETVETLKARLEELFALSRVLPIMETVPSRDEAAEAIRGILARLKEDAGEQYQEVLRFFMLESLDRHWKEHLANMDHLRDGIGLRGYGQKDPKQEYKREGFAIFQEMLYLIRETALKALCRVRFQRVAEQELVHKEQPEKLNYAGASSDAESKKKQPSRRTQPKVGRNEPCPCGSGKKYKKCCGSAA, encoded by the coding sequence ATGATCTCTTCCCTCGTCAGCAAAGTTGTCGGCTCGAAAAACGAGCGATACCTCAAGTCCCTCCAGCCCCGCGTCCAGGCTATAAACGCGCTCGAACCCGAGATGCAGAAGCTCACGGACGAGGATTTTCCCAAGCGCATCGCCGAGCTGAAGGAGAAGGTCGACGACGGGACGAAGCTGGATGACATTCTGCCCGAGGTTTTCGCCTTGGTGCGCGAAGCCTCCGTGCGCACGCTGGGGCTGCGGCACTTCGATGTTCAGCTCATCGGCGGCATGGTGCTGCACGAAGGCAAGATCGCTGAGATGAAGACCGGTGAGGGAAAGACGCTCGTGGCCACCTTGCCTGTGGTGCTCAACGCTCTGGAAGGCAAGGGGGTGCACGTCATCACGGTGAACGACTACCTGGCGCGCCGCGACGCCGAATGGATGGGCGCCATCTACGAATTTCTTGGCCTGACCGTGGGAACCGTTGTCCACGGTATCGATGAGAAGGAGCGCCAGGCGTCTTATCGCGCGGACATCACCTACGGCACGAATAACGAGTTCGGGTTCGACTATCTGCGCGACAACATGAAGTTCTACAAGGAGCAGCTCGTCCAGCGCGACCTGCATTACTGCATTGTGGACGAGGTGGACTCCATCCTTATCGACGAAGCCAGGACGCCGCTCATCATTTCCGGTCCGTCCAGCGATTCCACGGCGCTCTACGCGCGCATCAACGCCTACATCCCCAGCCTTAAGAAAGAAGAACATTACACGGTGGACGAGAAGGCGCGCAGCGTCTCCCTCAACGATGAAGGCGTGGCCAAGGTGGAGCAGATGCTCGGCATCGAGAATCTCTATGATCCTGCGAACATCACCCTCCAGCATCACGTGCTTCAGGCGCTCAAGGCGCACAGCCTGTTCGAGCGCGACGTGGACTACATAGTCAAGGACGGGCAGGTGGTCATCGTAGACGAGTTCACGGGACGGCTCATGCCCGGCCGCCGCTTCTCCGATGGCCTGCACCAGGCCCTGGAAGCCAAGGAAGGCGTGAAGGTGGAGGCCGAGAACCAGACTCTGGCTTCCATCACCTTCCAGAACTTTTTCCGCATGTACGAAAAGCTGGCCGGCATGACCGGTACGGCGGATACAGAAGCCGTGGAGTTCAAGGAAATATACAACCTCGACGTCACGGTGATTCCCACCAACGTGCCCATGATCCGAAGGGACTACCCGGACGCCATTTACCGCACGCAGGAGGAGAAATTCAACGCCATCGTGGAGGATATCCACGAACTGCACAAGAACGGCCAGCCCGTGCTCGTGGGCACGATCTCCATCGAGAAATCCGAGTTGCTTTCCAGGATGCTCAAAAAGCGGGGCGTGCCGCACGACGTGCTCAACGCCAAGCAGCACGAGCGCGAGGCCGAAATCGTGACCAATGCCGGCGAGCAGGGCAAGGTGACCATCGCCACGAACATGGCTGGCCGTGGTACGGACATCAAGCTCGGCGAAGGCGTGCGCGAGCGTGGCGGCCTGCACATCCTGGGTACGGAGCGACACGAGAGCCGGCGCATCGACAATCAGCTGCGCGGCCGCGCCGGCCGTCAGGGCGACCCCGGCTCTTCGCGGTTCTATCTCGCCCTGGACGACGATCTTCTGCGCCTCTTCGGTTCGGACCGCATCTCCGGCCTCATGGAGCGGCTGGGCATGGAAGAGGGCCAGGCCATCGAAAACAAAATGGTCTCCAGAGCCATCGAGAATGCTCAGCGCCGTGTGGAGGCCCACAACTTCGACATCCGCAAGCAGCTCCTGGACTTCGACAACGTCATGAACCAGCAGCGCGAGGTCATCTACTCCCTGCGGCGCGAGCTGATGGTGAACGAGGACCTCGAAGACCTCGCGCACGAGTATGTGGACGACCTGCTCGAAGAGATATACGAGCCGTACGAATCCACAAAAGGCGCGCCGGACGAGGAAACCGTCGAAACATTGAAGGCCCGGCTCGAAGAGCTTTTCGCCCTGTCGCGGGTGCTGCCCATCATGGAGACAGTGCCCAGCCGCGACGAAGCGGCCGAGGCGATCCGCGGAATCCTTGCGCGGCTCAAGGAGGACGCCGGCGAACAGTACCAGGAGGTACTGCGCTTCTTCATGCTGGAGTCCCTGGACCGGCACTGGAAGGAGCATCTGGCGAACATGGACCATCTGCGCGACGGCATCGGCCTGCGCGGCTACGGCCAGAAGGACCCCAAGCAGGAGTACAAACGCGAGGGGTTCGCCATATTCCAGGAGATGCTCTACCTCATTCGCGAAACCGCGCTTAAGGCCCTGTGCCGCGTGCGTTTCCAGCGCGTGGCCGAGCAGGAACTGGTGCACAAGGAGCAACCTGAAAAGCTGAATTACGCCGGGGCGTCGAGCGACGCGGAATCGAAAAAGAAGCAGCCGTCGCGCCGGACTCAGCCCAAGGTGGGGCGCAACGAACCCTGCCCCTGTGGATCGGGCAAAAAGTACAAAAAATGCTGCGGAAGCGCGGCGTAG
- the sat gene encoding sulfate adenylyltransferase produces the protein MSKLVPPHGGKGLVICKLEGAELEAEQKKAEGLKKIEISDRVKGDTIMMGIGGFSPLSGFMKKADWESVCEKMLLSDGTFWPVPVVCDTNDEDVKEGDEVALVGKDGVIYATMKVEEKYELTEDRKKWECEMVFKGNGEDSEKFWDVALEDHPGVQMVMAQGKYNLAGPVKVLSEGDYAERFPGVYMTPAQIREEMDKRNWGKVAALQLRNPMHRSHEYLAKLGVETCDGVVIHSLIGNLKPGDIPADVRIKCIQTLIDNYFVKDFVINAGYPLDMRYAGPREALLHATFRQNYGVSEMLIGRDHAGVGDFYTLFEAQEIFDKIPYAAPEEACKVPGKALETRPMKIDWTFYCFKCDGMASMKTCPHTKEDRVILSGTKLRKALSEGAEVPDHFGRDEVLAILRDYYEGLTEKVEIKMQGAASGDAMK, from the coding sequence ATGTCCAAACTCGTTCCCCCTCATGGCGGCAAAGGGCTCGTGATCTGCAAGCTCGAGGGCGCCGAGCTCGAAGCCGAGCAAAAGAAGGCCGAAGGCCTCAAGAAGATTGAAATTTCCGACCGCGTCAAGGGCGACACCATCATGATGGGTATCGGCGGATTCAGCCCGCTGAGCGGCTTCATGAAGAAAGCCGACTGGGAGAGCGTTTGCGAGAAGATGCTCCTCTCCGACGGCACTTTCTGGCCTGTTCCCGTTGTCTGCGACACCAATGACGAAGATGTGAAGGAAGGCGACGAGGTCGCTCTCGTGGGCAAGGATGGCGTGATCTACGCCACCATGAAGGTTGAAGAAAAGTACGAGCTCACCGAAGACCGCAAGAAGTGGGAATGCGAGATGGTCTTCAAGGGCAACGGCGAAGATTCCGAGAAGTTCTGGGATGTGGCCCTCGAAGACCACCCCGGCGTGCAGATGGTCATGGCTCAGGGCAAGTACAACCTGGCCGGCCCGGTCAAGGTCCTCTCCGAGGGCGACTACGCCGAGCGTTTCCCCGGCGTCTACATGACCCCCGCCCAGATCCGCGAGGAAATGGACAAGCGCAATTGGGGCAAGGTCGCCGCTCTGCAGCTGCGCAACCCCATGCACCGCTCCCACGAGTACCTTGCCAAGCTCGGCGTAGAGACCTGTGACGGCGTGGTCATCCACTCCCTCATCGGCAACCTGAAGCCCGGCGACATCCCCGCTGATGTCCGCATCAAGTGCATTCAGACCCTCATCGACAACTACTTCGTGAAAGACTTCGTGATCAACGCCGGCTACCCGCTCGACATGCGCTACGCCGGTCCTCGCGAGGCTCTGCTCCACGCTACCTTCCGCCAGAACTACGGCGTGTCCGAGATGCTCATCGGCCGCGACCACGCTGGCGTGGGCGACTTCTACACCCTCTTCGAGGCTCAGGAAATCTTCGACAAGATCCCCTACGCCGCCCCTGAAGAGGCATGCAAGGTCCCGGGCAAGGCTCTCGAAACCCGGCCCATGAAGATCGACTGGACCTTCTACTGCTTCAAGTGCGACGGCATGGCTTCCATGAAGACCTGCCCCCACACCAAGGAAGACCGCGTGATCCTCTCCGGCACCAAGCTCCGCAAGGCTCTTTCCGAAGGCGCCGAGGTTCCGGATCACTTCGGCCGTGACGAAGTACTCGCCATCCTGCGCGACTACTACGAAGGCCTCACCGAGAAGGTCGAGATCAAGATGCAGGGCGCCGCTTCCGGCGATGCCATGAAGTAA